A single window of Phyllostomus discolor isolate MPI-MPIP mPhyDis1 chromosome 13, mPhyDis1.pri.v3, whole genome shotgun sequence DNA harbors:
- the LOC114509079 gene encoding olfactory receptor 2G3-like, which yields MIIPNISFFDGFLLLGFSKQPLLEVALFAIVLVFYLLTLLGNAAIIVLARLDPRLHTPMYLFLTHLSLMDLCYTTSTAPQLLAHLYSPEKTITYGGCVVQLYVALAMGSTECLLLAVMAVDRYVAVCRPLHYTVLLGPRTCWKLVATTWLTGLASSLVQTVLTIRVPLCGRNVIDHVFCEVPVLLKLACVDTTFNRTELLLVSTFFLLAPLTLILSSYGCIAQAVWKTRSVQGRQKALSTCSSHLAVVFLFYGTAAASYLQPSSATSQDRDKVMALLYGIVTPTLNPFIYTLRNKDMKGALRKMMGTL from the coding sequence ATGATCATTCCCAACATCAGCTTCTTTGATGGATTTCTTCTGCTGGGCTTCTCCAAGCAGCCGCTGCTGGAGGTGGCCCTCTTCGCCATCGTCCTGGTTTTCTACCTGCTCACCCTGCTGGGCAATGCAGCCATCATTGTTCTGGCTCGCTTGGATCCCCGGCTCCACACCCCAATGTACCTTTTCCTCACCCACTTGTCCTTAATGGACCTCTGCTATACCACCAGCACggctccccagctcctggctcaCCTGTATAGCCCAGAGAAGACGATAACTTATGGTGGCTGTGTTGTTCAGCTCTATGTGGCCTTGGCCATGGGCTCCACTGAGTGCCTGCTCCTTGCGGTCATGGCTGTGGACCGCTACGTGGCAGTGTGCCGGCCCTTGCACTACACTGTCCTCTTGGGCCCACGCACCTGTTGGAAGCTGGTGGCCACAACCTGGCTCACTGGCCTGGCCAGCTCACTGGTGCAGACTGTGCTCACCATACGGGTCCCGCTTTGTGGAAGAAACGTCATAGATCATGTCTTCTGCGAAGTGCCGGTTCTCCTCAAACTCGCCTGTGTGGACACCACGTTCAATCGGACAGAGCTCCTGCTGGTCAGTACGTTcttcctcctggcacccctcACTCTCATCCTCAGCTCCTATGGCTGCATCGCCCAGGCTGTTTGGAAGACCAGGTCCGTCCAGGGCCGGCAGAAGGCCCTGAGCACCTGCTCCTCGCATCTGGCTGTGGTGTTCCTCTTCTATGGCACCGCTGCAGCCTCCTATCTGCAGCCCTCTTCTGCCACCTCTCAGGACCGGGACAAGGTCATGGCCTTGCTCTATGGCATTGTCACTCCAACCCTAAATCCTTTCATCTACACCCTGCGTAATAAAGACATGAAAGGGGCACTGAGGAAGATGATGGGGACACTGTAA